In the genome of Astatotilapia calliptera chromosome 18, fAstCal1.2, whole genome shotgun sequence, the window ttctgggatatggtttttcatttttgggAGAATGGaggctccgggagattttcgggaggggcaTTGAAATTCGGGATTCTCCTGGAAAAATCACGAGGGCTGGCATGTATGTCTATGAGAGTGTGAAAAGGGCGCCGGTTTAACTCAGGCGACCACATGCCATACGGCTGAGAGCGGCCGGCCCGGGTTCAAGTCCAACCTGTGGCCCTTTGCCGCATGtctgcccccctctctctctgcccccGCTTTCCTATCGTCTCGTCACTGTGTCtatcaaataaagctgaaaaaggccaaaaaatattttaaaaaaggagtgtAAAAGGTCTTCAATGAGACAGTTCACATCGAACAACAACCCTCCCACCTCTGTTTCTACCACAACAATTTATAATGACGTTCACAGTTAGAGGCAAAAACAGACGATAACACttttgtcacgatcctgggtcttatgacccagtgttttgagttttagttctttTGATGTTCATAGTGTATGTTTAAGCTTATTAGGTTtcctatgttcatttgcttattagctcccccttgtgtttccaacccctgtgaagtctcccttgcccttcgtgtgtttcatgtctgttgtcttatgttgtcatgtctgcctctcatgtttcctgtttcattttggagAGATctcgtgtttttatattatggattatgttttgagtcctttgttgtactgtttcttgtttccctaGATCTCAGTTATGGTTATCTTAGGTTTTGCTCTTTGGCTTTGTCatatggcttccctgtgttccatgttatgtccactgtgatgttttgtaccatgtttcaggttcccatgttctgtctccccagttgctgttaagtttacatgtctagagttcagtcagtgtgtttcctgttttactttgaaggtccgtgtctcatgtcagtgtttctagttttgcgtccctgtctcgtccagcctgattactcccagctgtgctccccttctgtgtctcattccctcgttatccctctgtgtatttaagctctatgtttctctttgtcagtgtcgtagtctccctcatagctgtgtgatttttccctgtggctccttgtgctttagtcttcccagtttagttttgtactgtttttcgTGTCTCACCTtacgccagcaataaagctgtgtttttgagtttacgtttCGTCTCTGcaagtttgcgtttgggtcctgctctcttgcctgcacacagccgaaacatgacaacTTTAGGATAATgcaatttatttattggttATTAATTCTCATTGCAGTCAAGTTTATAAATGATCATTGACAGTTAAGAAAGAACAATTGGAGTGAAAgtcttaaaatgaaaataatttctaCTTGAACATTAAATGATCAGATTTCATACAATCGTAAAATCCTGATCCACGCTCAAGTTGATTTTGTTCAACAAATTACAATCATATGTACTGATTAATGTGAGGCACAGAGGTGCAGCATGATTTAgttaaataagtctccaatcaGTCAGTTTGTCTTATCTTCTGAACAATAAttaggtaaaaagaaaacaacttaaGGATTTGTGATCTTTTATGTAAATTAATATGATCAACAGCTCTGCTAATACCAGTACTACTGCTTCATTTAGTCATTTATGTCCATGCAGTAAATATTTACGAGTGCATGAGAATTACTTGACGTTATTCTTGTTGTTCTCAATCATGTGAACAATAAGACTTgcacacatttgattttttgtttctgtttttctgaccaATCACAGTATTGCACATGTTTGTGGTATTTTAGCTCCCATCCCCTGCAGGTGCCGCACTCGTTTCTCCCAGCCTGGGTTGGCCTCTGATTTCTCTTCCTCGATCAGCATGTCGATGTATTCTGAGGTGGACAGAGGATCTGGCTTCAGTGCTATCTGTTTAAGCGTGTCCTCACACTTACATGACATTTTCGCCAATTCCGTCACATCAGGCAGTTTATCAGAAAATACACTTTCCAGTTTTTTAACCAGAGCCTCAGCAGTCATCTTATCATCGGTGACACCGATGCTTTCTTTCAGCTCTCTGACTGATTGTTTCCGTGTATCCTCTCTATACTCCCATTTTTTATTCTCGCTGACATGGTCTTCCCACGAACATTTGCTTGGGCACACAGTGCAGCATCCATTTGAATCCATTGCAGCACAGCAATTTTCAGCTGCATCCTTTTTCACAGGACAGGGATAATGACATGTAAACTTACACTTCTTACAGTTGGTACTGAAATTACCAGCATCCTCCTGCTTAGGGTTCATGACTGTAACTTCAAACTCGGCGTTCTCATTTTTGTTGATCTGCGCCTCAAACTCTCTTAGTTTTTTAGTCGTCTCTTTTAGCTCCCGAAGCCCGACTGACCGCAGTCTGCTTAATTTCCACCAAGCTTGTCCTACTATTTCATGCTGCCTTCTTTGATTGAGGACCTCGTTGGTCTGTTTCAAGCTTTTTGCTTGTGTGACTTTTACAGAATCAAAAAAACTCTTCATGTTGTTTGTGCTCATTTCCCAAAACATCTGACCAAAgttttcctcttcttcatcttcgTAAACAGTGTCGTCATTCTGAGATGATCTGTTGTGTGCAAACAAGGCTGAATTATTAAATTTGAAGTGAACAGGCAGCCCATCATCAGCTGTAGGTAATGGGACACCTGAAGCTTTTACTGCGTCTAGAACTGGAGGTCGCTGACCGTCTACAGATGTCACCAGGACCCTGATGTTTTCTGCCACATCTTTGCCAAAGATTGAGAGCACTGAATCAAACACATATTTCTGTGTTGTGGATCTCACTTGAGCAGCCTGagctacaaaacacacagcatcgATTTCACTGACACCACGCTGAGCAGAGAAGAGATTACGTAGCTGCTCTGtgatctctctgtctctttctatgCCTCTTGTATCTCCAAAGCCTGGAGTGTCAATAATGGTCAGAGAGAACGGGATTTGAAATCCATCCTGGTGGTTGATTTTGTAAACAGTGACTTCAGAGGTCTGACTGGGAGCTCGTGATGTTGACTGATCCTCATCAACTAACTTAAACCTGAAACTGTCCTCCCACTCGACACCAACAATGTAGTTGATCATCCCATCGATCAGAGTGGACTTTCCTGATCCTGTCGCTCCAAAAAGCATTATTGTATGATTCTGCACCTCGGTTTCTTCTCCAAAGTCAAACTTCCTGCATCCATCTATGTTCATGTGTTCTTCTGTCAGAGGCAGTTTGTAAACTGAGGGGGAATCAGATTTGATCTTTTCACTTTTGTCTTTGAGAAGTTCTGCGAGGCGGTTAAATGTTGTGCAGACTTTAACAGTGatgctttctttgctttttccagCTGAACCACAATCACATCTGACCCTGACTGCATATTCTGTATCTGTCTGGAGACCTGAAAGGATCACCTTTTCACCTGCTGACTTTGTTTGGTTCCAATGCAGAGCTTCCTCATTATCATCTGTTTTTGAATACTCCACCATGTAGCTCAATATCTGCACATCCTCTCCGAGCTCAGCAGGTTTCTCCCAGCTCACTGATATCTCAGTTGAATTTGGTTCAAGTCTAAGTTTTCCAGGAGGGCTGCAGGGTAAAGTTTTAATAGAAACTTGATTATCCGGCCCGACACCTGCTGAGGTCACTGCTCTGCATCTGAGCACATACTCTGTGTTTGGCTTCAGATCTCTCACTGTGACTTCTTCAGCCTTTGCTTCTGTCTTTTGCTGCCATCCATCCTCTCCACTGACACAGTACTCAACAGAGTAGGAAGTGATGTTCTCCGCTCCAAATCTGGGTGGAGAAATCTTCAGTGTCACACTGTTGTGGTTTATGTCAGCTGCAGTCACAGTTTCAGGCTTTGAAGGAGgctcaaagttctcactgacaGTAAATCCACCTTCATAAAGGTGGATGCTGGAACCTTCCTGTGTCTCATTAGTTAACCCCACTGTCAGGAACTTCATGTTCTTGTTCTCCTCGTTGGCCTCTGCAAAATCACTGAAGagttttgcttttctcctcatttcAGCTGTTACTTCTTTTGAGGCGTACCATTGTTCCTTCTCTACATCATGAGTGTGAGGATCTTGAATGTCTGGGTTGGTTTTTCCTTTTAAGTATCTTGATAAAGCTGAGAGGTACGGTTCATCCTTTCCCAGAGaggtgaaaacaaaacacacaacatgCTCTGCACTCAGACTTTCCTTGTACAGATCATTTTGAGACGAGAtgattttggtgtttttcatCATCTTGGTAAAAGACATTAATGTGTCAACTTCTCTCTCTTTACAGTCCATCCACTCGTTCAGGTTTTTGCTGCTGAAAGGTGAAGAATGTCTCTTCTTCAGGATCTCTGCAAGCTCagcttcctcttctcctcctcctcggaTTGATGGAAGTTTCTTGGCCAAAGTTTGTTGGAATTCCAGCTTGAACTCAGAGCACATTTCTTtgaaacttttaatttttttatcaaTCTGTGGGAACTCCTTTGCAATGCTGGTTCTCAGTACATCATTGGACCTCATTTCCAGCTCACTGAAGTCCTCCAGGACTGTCTGTGCTTCTTGAACTAATCTTGTACTGATCTCACGGATGAGTTGAGCAGCAGAAGAATCTAAAGTTGTCAGTGGCAGCAGCCAGACCATCACTGGTACAGCATTTTTTCCTTGAGCTCCCAGTAATCCTGGCAGGCTTTGGTAGACTTCTACTGCACCTTGAAAGGTTGTTGGTGGTTTTGGAAGACAGAAGTCTCCATAAAACCTGCAGGAGAATTTATCAACACTTTCTTTGTCCTTGTCTTCCATCTTCAGGGAACCTTCACCCTCTACAGAAAGTAAGGGAATCTTCTTGATGGTCACCTTCAAGTTGCCCTGAACATCTTGATGATTTTCCTGTTCAGAAACTTCACggtcaaacacaaagaaagcttGTGCTCCATAAAGAATAGCTGTGACTACATGTGTTGCTAAGCCTTGATCAAAAACATATGGATGCTTCACGTTTCCTCTTCCAAGATGATTCATGGACAGCTCCTGGAACTTTGTGGTTGCCTTGTACTTCAGTGTTACTCTGGCCTGATTTCTGGAAGATTTACTATCATTCAGATATTTGGCAGATCCATCAACCTGAACCAGTCCACCTAAGAAACTTGCCTTAAGTGAAGCTTCAACATTTAGAGCTGAAGATTTGCCAGAAATTGATTCAGATGCAACAATTTCGAACTCATTAGAGGGCTTTGATCTTTCTGCTATATCTTTCTTCAGGTCATCACGATCCCACAGAGTCAATCctgcaaaagaagaagcaaaaacattAATACCAGGACTCCATCAATTAAATCACACtctaaaataaatttatttattatttattaatttctttttttaaaaattactttgttttttttgtcttttttgtgatGATCACAAAAATAGTAAATGAAATTTTGGAGACTGGAGAAACTCTGGAGTTCAGGCTCTGCATCTCAGTCAACACTCAActcataataaacattttaggCAATGATAGTAATAATATCaaaagatttgatttgatttttgtaaTGGGACGCCACTGTTTAACTTGGAACCTTGGGGCGATACCCTATCTttggtacccaatctcgggtggggctgatgatacagtggggcaaaaaagtatttagtcagccaccgattgtgcaagttcccccacttaaaatgatgacagaggtcagtaatttgcaccagaggtacacttcaactgtgagagacagaatgtgaaaaaaaaatccatgaatccacatggtaggatttgtaaagaatttatttgtaaatcagggtggaaaataagtatttggtcacctcaaacaaggaaaatctctggctctcacagacctgtaacgtcttctgtaagacgcttttctgtcccccactcgttacctgtatgaatggcacctgtttgaacttatcatctgtataaaagacacctgtccacagcctcaaacagtcagactccaaactccgccatggccaagaccaaagagctttcgaaggacaccaggaaaagtattgtagacctgcaccagactgggaagagtgaatctacaataggcaagcagcttggtgtgaaaaaatcaactgtgggagcaatcatcagaaaatggaagacatacaagaccactgataatctccctcgatctggggctccacgcaagatctcatcccgtggggtcaaaatgatcatgagaacggtgagcaaagatcccagaaccacacggggggacctggtgaatgacctgcagagagctgggaccaaagtaacaaaggtcaccatcagtaacacactacaacggcagggaatcaaatcccgcagtgccagacgtgttccgctgctgaagccagtgcatgtccaggcccgtctgaagtttgccagagagcacatggatgatacagcagaggattgggagaatgtcatgtggtcagatgaaaccaaagtagaactttttggtataaactcaactcgtcgtgtttggaggaagaagaatactgagttgcatcccaagaacaccatacctactgtgaagcatgggggtggaaacatcatgctatggggctgtttttctgccaaggggacaggacgactgatccgtgttaaggacagaatgaatggggccatgtatcgtgagattttgagccaaaacctccttccatcagtgagaactttgaagatgaaacgaggctgggtcttccaacatgacaatgatccaaaacacaccgcccgggcaacaaaggagtggctccgtaagaagcatttgaaagtcctggagtggcctagccagtctccagacctcaaccccatagaaaatctgtggcgggagttgaaagtccgtgttgctcggcgacagccccaaaacatcactgctctcgagaagatctgcatggaggaatgggccaaaataccagctactgtgtgtgcaaacctggtaaagacctatagtaaacgtttgacctctgttattgccaacaaaggttatgttacaaagtattgagttgtatttttgttattgaccaaatacttattatccaccctgatttaccaataaattctttacaaatcctaccatgtgaattcatggatttttttttcacattctgtctctcacagttgaagtgtacctctggtgcaaattactgacctctgtcatcattttaggtgggggaacttgcacaatcggtggctggctaaatacttttttgccccactgtatctcccTCCTGACCTGGCGTCTACAtacgtgtacacacacacacacacacacacacacacacacacacacacacacacacacctgtctgtatatatatacatatatatatattaggggtgcaacgatattcgtatcgatattgaaccgttcgatacagtgctttcggttcggtacgcatatgtatcgaacaatacaacatttgtaatttattttatcaactttccttctgacgatgctgtctgtgttgagcgctcagtgaatctgcgttcgactactccgcctaggctgcactgtcgagcgcagatccactgagcactcaacacagacagcatagtcagaaggaagagcgcagggcaagctagcgagacagaagttaagctctccttgcaacatggcaaattgaacctcccccaccctcattcagatctggcgtttggaactattttggttttcatgtgacgtatgaccctgaaggtaagcgcgtcatggactaaagtaaaacagtatgttggatgtgccacgcaatgctcaattacatgggtgggaactagtgtgttagcgcagttatctcattaacgtgttggccgtccagccccacgcacggggcgatccgcggtagctcgttaacggagatttgccgtgttgtggcgttaaggtcatttcagattaacgctgacagcactagtgggaacacaacgaatatgactgcacatttactccgacagcaTCCTAGTGCGAAGacaagcgtatagtatagcttttatttttggaaagagccatttctctttattaaactctcttttccaaagatgagtgattcctcaatcagatacagggctcgcaaaatcgctagcccgacgtcccggggctagagATTTTTCCAGtggggctaccaaaatctatctctgccctagGGCTgttcaattaatcgaattttaatcacgattacgatctgggctttcaacgatcattaaaaatgactgagccgattattagcatctccctcatgctttattctcgcgctgctccgtgtggcaattcgagcgcacctctctgcatttcgaacaccatcacaacaattaagaggacctgAGGGAAGCTctgaaagctaagcagaagttatttggagaggagagtgactgccattggttgaaaagagaggtaaaaaaaaacttcagtggtgtggaaacattatgggttcgcggagtcagacgtggatcaagtagacatagtgtgtaaactttgctacggtgtagtagctgcaccacagagcaacactgcaaagttcactaaacatagatgtttacattttaaatttttttcttatattgcaaacatttgcactgttatcaatatttgcacactattttatattattttttaaagtcattattcaatacattgttattgttaaccctttaaagctggtcagagcagcacgctccgttttgtgtaactatttttaaatccctgtagaacctaaaccacgtaagctagcgcaataatttttgcatatgaaaccggaggagttgtacttacatcttatgccatcagcttgtcctcggtcacggtttccttccacataaagctttgcaaaaattgcataaaaagcgcttgcaggaacaaaaacataatattccagaaacacgctttgccgaaccgatcagctgttcgtaacacttcccacattgaaacaaacgtcagcgcgaactatcgcatgtccgccatttcctgcccgaaaccggaagttaCGTCATTTTcgcagaaaatgtagttttttacttgtaggccttaaaagactatactggtgtttttataagtcatgtttgacttttctgaatagttgctgggatgcttagaactcgaattgcactgctggaaatagtttattttgatgcacctgctgctttctttgcaaatttgcatcataggattgtttttttttttgtttttcctgcagtatataaaaattgctgtatctccaaaataaaactatgaagatactcaaaataaatttcctgttgtaaactattttttgcaacttttttgtatttaaagttttgagggataagcctcttaaatttctccaaatagaaatatatgtaaaaacaacaaaaatgattttcaatttttttgtagtttattgcacttttttgcaattgatgtagttactatggacttaatgcatacatattattaaaatatgggctataacagttgtattgatgtatagcaacttgaaatgctcccacaaatggctctacaacatgtaaaaaaataatataagctctggcggacttggttctatggtaggtcttaaagggttaaataaatatcgtcaaataatcgagatctcaatttcagtgaaaataatcaggATTATCATTTTttccataatcgagcagccctactctgCCCTGCCCATCggcctatcgtaggaaggaaaaatatatgtcaatgcttttgcattctatcgggaatgtagctgggtaattatgtcattggcatcggtgagccactgtcaatatgtgacatattgaaatcgtgttcgaatttgcgcttgttttttgctttcactttgcaatcgcgcgaactgtgtatagagagcgacagcactgatctgtgagtgatgataatttgcgcaccaattcctctgacatcgtcttattaatcgttagcttactacgcaaacatgacaagtgaaatctcccgcagcttaaacatgtgagaggttgatcgcgcagagaatcgctgagcttatgtgagtgcgtgtgtaaaagcagcaggatatatattttagttctgctgagccaaataagacaggtcagggtgaagaagtgacagccaaagaaaagcttaccacaaaacggaaaagttatgacaaatcagactataaggcaaaaagaaagtgcagctttatgatttcatggacaaaagaatttctgtggctgcaatatgacgagctaaataaccagggctgcacataagtggtccgcaggtgcgcattcgctgtcaaaataaaaaacgcacacaagataagaagttgcaatgcGTGTTtgtgtacataagattttcaggaggaggacagacatttgtttagaactcttaaagatgtcgaagaagctcctttaagcaattactttggttttcctccacctccaaaaaaatg includes:
- the LOC113010195 gene encoding uncharacterized protein LOC113010195; the encoded protein is MDSNSGDTMELAALGRPFGLGMLYDCRSDKLVPGLTLWDRDDLKKDIAERSKPSNEFEIVASESISGKSSALNVEASLKASFLGGLVQVDGSAKYLNDSKSSRNQARVTLKYKATTKFQELSMNHLGRGNVKHPYVFDQGLATHVVTAILYGAQAFFVFDREVSEQENHQDVQGNLKVTIKKIPLLSVEGEGSLKMEDKDKESVDKFSCRFYGDFCLPKPPTTFQGAVEVYQSLPGLLGAQGKNAVPVMVWLLPLTTLDSSAAQLIREISTRLVQEAQTVLEDFSELEMRSNDVLRTSIAKEFPQIDKKIKSFKEMCSEFKLEFQQTLAKKLPSIRGGGEEEAELAEILKKRHSSPFSSKNLNEWMDCKEREVDTLMSFTKMMKNTKIISSQNDLYKESLSAEHVVCFVFTSLGKDEPYLSALSRYLKGKTNPDIQDPHTHDVEKEQWYASKEVTAEMRRKAKLFSDFAEANEENKNMKFLTVGLTNETQEGSSIHLYEGGFTVSENFEPPSKPETVTAADINHNSVTLKISPPRFGAENITSYSVEYCVSGEDGWQQKTEAKAEEVTVRDLKPNTEYVLRCRAVTSAGVGPDNQVSIKTLPCSPPGKLRLEPNSTEISVSWEKPAELGEDVQILSYMVEYSKTDDNEEALHWNQTKSAGEKVILSGLQTDTEYAVRVRCDCGSAGKSKESITVKVCTTFNRLAELLKDKSEKIKSDSPSVYKLPLTEEHMNIDGCRKFDFGEETEVQNHTIMLFGATGSGKSTLIDGMINYIVGVEWEDSFRFKLVDEDQSTSRAPSQTSEVTVYKINHQDGFQIPFSLTIIDTPGFGDTRGIERDREITEQLRNLFSAQRGVSEIDAVCFVAQAAQVRSTTQKYVFDSVLSIFGKDVAENIRVLVTSVDGQRPPVLDAVKASGVPLPTADDGLPVHFKFNNSALFAHNRSSQNDDTVYEDEEEENFGQMFWEMSTNNMKSFFDSVKVTQAKSLKQTNEVLNQRRQHEIVGQAWWKLSRLRSVGLRELKETTKKLREFEAQINKNENAEFEVTVMNPKQEDAGNFSTNCKKCKFTCHYPCPVKKDAAENCCAAMDSNGCCTVCPSKCSWEDHVSENKKWEYREDTRKQSVRELKESIGVTDDKMTAEALVKKLESVFSDKLPDVTELAKMSCKCEDTLKQIALKPDPLSTSEYIDMLIEEEKSEANPGWEKRVRHLQGMGAKIPQTCAIL